A portion of the Streptomyces sp. NBC_01335 genome contains these proteins:
- a CDS encoding SCO3374 family protein, with translation MSPIVPSPRAPQRADTSALVPSGRGSAPDAGTLREAGGTQHAESAAPAVERWYEAVRRWYEDGLGWETDRGRPPALPTGVRFDVLELPAAAGRAVLRRFGRTGPVAVAQGRMLLLVAAGSAEELPALLDWLEWGGIALDLVGIGAGGRITAPAPHGAPGPCQPGAAFWLRPPEPPRGTDLFLPALAGFGSRGGDAPDLVRLVDMAATECHRVRLRRSRVRPPADRPPNQPLACS, from the coding sequence ATGAGCCCCATCGTCCCGTCCCCTCGCGCCCCGCAGCGGGCCGACACGTCGGCACTGGTCCCGTCGGGTCGCGGGTCGGCCCCGGACGCGGGAACGCTCCGGGAGGCCGGGGGCACACAGCACGCGGAGAGCGCCGCCCCGGCGGTGGAGCGCTGGTACGAGGCCGTGCGGCGGTGGTACGAGGACGGGCTCGGCTGGGAGACCGACCGGGGCCGCCCTCCGGCGCTGCCGACCGGGGTGCGCTTCGACGTACTGGAGCTGCCCGCCGCCGCGGGCCGCGCGGTGCTGCGCCGGTTCGGACGCACCGGCCCCGTGGCGGTGGCGCAGGGGCGGATGCTGCTGCTCGTGGCGGCCGGGAGCGCGGAGGAACTGCCCGCGCTGCTGGACTGGCTGGAGTGGGGCGGCATCGCGCTGGATCTCGTGGGCATCGGAGCCGGTGGCAGGATCACCGCACCGGCACCGCACGGGGCACCGGGGCCCTGTCAGCCGGGGGCCGCATTCTGGCTGCGGCCCCCCGAGCCGCCGCGGGGCACGGACCTTTTCCTGCCGGCCCTCGCGGGTTTCGGGAGCAGGGGTGGGGATGCTCCCGATCTCGTACGGCTGGTGGACATGGCGGCGACGGAATGCCACCGGGTCCGTTTGAGGCGTTCCCGGGTACGTCCGCCGGCCGACCGGCCACCGAATCAGCCGTTGGCCTGCTCGTAG
- a CDS encoding ATP-dependent Clp protease ATP-binding subunit: MFERFTDRARRVVVLAQEEARMLNHNYIGTEHILLGLIHEGEGVAAKALESLGISLEAVRQQVEEIIGQGQQAPSGHIPFTPRAKKVLELSLREALQLGHNYIGTEHILLGLIREGEGVAAQVLVKLGADLNRVRQQVIQLLSGYSTSKEAATAGGPAEGTPSTSLVLDQFGRNLTQAARESKLDPVIGREKEIERVMQVLSRRTKNNPVLIGEPGVGKTAVVEGLAQAIVKGEVPETLKDKHLYTLDLGALVAGSRYRGDFEERLKKVLKEIRTRGDIILFIDELHTLVGAGAAEGAIDAASILKPMLARGELQTIGATTLDEYRKHLEKDAALERRFQPIQVAEPSLPHTIEILKGLRDRYEAHHRVSITDEALVQAATLADRYISDRFLPDKAIDLIDEAGSRMRIRRMTAPPDLREFDEKIAGVRRDKESAIDSQDFEKAASLRDKEKQLLAAKTKREKEWKAGDMDVVAEVDGELIAEVLATATGIPVFKLTEEESSRLLRMEDELHKRVIGQKDAIKALSQAIRRTRAGLKDPKRPGGSFIFAGPSGVGKTELSKTLAEFLFGDEDALISLDMSEFSEKHTVSRLFGSPPGYVGYEEGGQLTEKVRRKPFSVVLFDEVEKAHPDIFNSLLQILEDGRLTDSQGRVVDFKNTVIIMTTNLGTRDISKGFNLGFAAQGDVKTNYDRMKVKVNEELKQHFRPEFLNRVDDTVVFHQLSQEDIIQIVDLMVAKVDERLKDRDMGIELSTDAKNLLAKKGYDPVMGARPLRRTIQREIEDILSEKILFGELRPGHIVVVGTEGEGDEKKFTFRGEEKSALPDVPPVESAAGGGPNMTKDAS; this comes from the coding sequence ATGTTCGAGAGGTTCACCGACCGCGCGCGGCGGGTTGTCGTCCTGGCTCAGGAAGAAGCCCGGATGCTCAACCACAACTACATCGGCACCGAACACATTCTCCTGGGCCTTATCCACGAGGGTGAGGGTGTCGCCGCTAAGGCCCTGGAGAGCCTCGGGATTTCGCTCGAGGCGGTCCGCCAGCAGGTGGAGGAGATCATCGGCCAGGGCCAGCAGGCCCCGTCCGGCCACATCCCCTTCACGCCCCGAGCCAAGAAGGTCCTGGAGCTGTCGCTCCGCGAGGCCCTCCAGCTCGGCCACAACTACATCGGCACCGAGCACATCCTGCTCGGCCTGATCCGCGAAGGCGAAGGCGTCGCCGCGCAGGTCCTGGTGAAGCTGGGTGCCGACCTCAACCGGGTGCGGCAGCAGGTCATCCAGCTGCTCTCCGGTTACTCCACCAGCAAGGAGGCCGCCACCGCCGGCGGTCCCGCCGAGGGCACCCCCTCCACCTCCCTGGTGCTGGACCAGTTCGGCCGCAACCTCACCCAGGCCGCCCGCGAATCCAAGCTCGACCCGGTCATCGGGCGCGAGAAGGAGATCGAGCGGGTCATGCAGGTGCTGTCCCGCCGGACCAAGAACAACCCGGTCCTCATCGGCGAGCCCGGCGTCGGCAAGACGGCGGTCGTCGAGGGCCTGGCCCAGGCGATCGTCAAGGGCGAGGTGCCCGAGACCCTCAAGGACAAGCACCTCTACACCCTGGACCTCGGCGCCCTGGTCGCCGGCTCCCGGTACCGCGGTGACTTCGAGGAGCGCCTGAAGAAGGTCCTCAAGGAGATCCGCACCCGCGGCGACATCATCCTGTTCATCGACGAGCTCCACACCCTCGTGGGTGCGGGTGCCGCCGAGGGCGCGATCGACGCCGCGAGCATCCTGAAGCCGATGCTGGCCCGTGGTGAGCTCCAGACCATCGGTGCGACGACGCTCGACGAGTACCGCAAGCACCTGGAGAAGGACGCCGCGCTCGAGCGCCGCTTCCAGCCCATCCAGGTCGCGGAGCCGTCGCTGCCGCACACCATCGAGATCCTCAAGGGTCTGCGCGACCGCTACGAGGCCCACCACCGCGTCTCCATCACGGACGAGGCGCTGGTCCAGGCCGCGACCCTGGCCGACCGGTACATCTCGGACCGCTTCCTCCCGGACAAGGCGATCGACCTGATCGACGAGGCCGGCTCCCGGATGCGCATCCGCCGGATGACCGCGCCGCCGGACCTCCGCGAGTTCGACGAGAAGATCGCGGGCGTCCGCCGCGACAAGGAGTCGGCGATCGACTCCCAGGACTTCGAGAAGGCAGCTTCCCTCCGCGACAAGGAGAAGCAGCTGCTGGCCGCGAAGACCAAGCGCGAGAAGGAATGGAAGGCCGGCGACATGGACGTCGTCGCCGAGGTCGACGGCGAGCTCATCGCCGAGGTCCTGGCGACCGCCACCGGCATTCCGGTCTTCAAGCTGACGGAGGAGGAGTCCTCCCGTCTGCTGCGCATGGAGGACGAGCTCCACAAGCGCGTCATCGGCCAGAAGGACGCCATCAAGGCCCTTTCCCAGGCGATCCGCCGTACGCGGGCCGGCCTGAAGGACCCGAAGCGCCCCGGTGGCTCGTTCATCTTCGCCGGCCCGTCCGGTGTCGGTAAGACCGAGCTCTCCAAGACGCTCGCCGAATTCCTCTTCGGCGACGAGGACGCGCTGATCTCCCTCGACATGTCGGAGTTCAGCGAGAAGCACACGGTTTCCCGCCTCTTCGGTTCGCCCCCCGGTTACGTGGGCTACGAAGAGGGCGGCCAGCTCACCGAGAAGGTGCGCCGCAAGCCGTTCTCCGTCGTCCTCTTCGACGAGGTCGAGAAGGCCCACCCCGATATCTTCAATTCCCTGCTCCAGATTCTGGAAGACGGTCGCCTGACCGACTCCCAGGGCCGGGTCGTGGACTTCAAGAACACGGTCATCATCATGACGACCAACCTCGGGACCCGGGACATCTCGAAGGGCTTCAACCTGGGCTTCGCCGCCCAGGGCGACGTCAAGACGAACTACGACCGGATGAAGGTCAAGGTCAACGAAGAGCTCAAGCAGCACTTCCGGCCCGAGTTCCTGAACCGTGTCGACGACACCGTCGTCTTCCACCAGCTCAGCCAGGAAGACATCATCCAGATCGTCGACCTCATGGTCGCCAAGGTGGATGAGCGTCTCAAGGACCGTGACATGGGCATCGAGCTCAGCACGGACGCGAAGAACCTGCTCGCGAAGAAGGGCTACGACCCCGTGATGGGCGCCCGGCCGCTGCGCCGGACGATCCAGCGCGAGATCGAGGACATCCTCTCCGAGAAGATCCTCTTCGGCGAGCTGCGCCCCGGCCACATCGTGGTCGTCGGCACGGAGGGCGAAGGCGACGAGAAGAAGTTCACCTTCCGCGGCGAGGAGAAGTCGGCGCTGCCCGACGTCCCGCCGGTCGAGTCGGCCGCCGGTGGCGGTCCGAACATGACGAAGGACGCGTCGTAG
- a CDS encoding NACHT domain-containing protein: MRHVRRPHPVRPTDRTVVVRSSRQGSGVLLTDRLVLTCAHVLGGEAHASVAHPNRPEPVSGRVLWVSARQDAALLLAESPLLSVPPVRLGVLASAQALSGCEITGFPEIQRYGSERHLEADQYTATVVPLAGLLRNLLACDLDSPPPVADEDGEALLSGLSGGPVFAGAVLLGLARQMPPRRDGRRVECVSLRPVLESAGFCQAYEQATGSPPRTEQVHGNHPADLRYEEEYADALGAAYRRTRIFGLDELGRRDSEWDLDTAYLSLEAEAGGRWISRQVRLPAARTAPQRIEELLTDRPRMLLRGDAGAGKTTLLWWLAAHASAGTLPDRLGALNGLVPFVVPLRTLRARSEELPAPSGLPGAARLAVDTAPDGWAGRVLESGRGLLLVDGLDEVPPGEREEAYTWLSHLLARYPETRCVATVRPLAVEPDWLAAEGFEELRLLPLRNEDIQAFVTAWHKAARLDDDDHQRLRELEHDLARQFRTNRTLSDLARTPLLCAVICALHRRQEGFLPNTRWKLYRSSLDMLLGNRDQRRGIGGPEGITMEVEEQALLLQRIAVWLVREGQTEFSREQALRQLDRALASMERVRKQGTADAILTHLLNRSGLLQERAEDLYQFTHRTFQDYLAAAEFVESDQINELLRSAEDESWADVIELAAGHCGRREIGELINGLLDRAEGYAPGLLALDAELVPKTRVLAALCAQHATLLDDGTRRRVRSALTGLFPPRLPFMVKLLGSLGPDALAYLPGPSTIRSDSIDTEFIARLLGEVGGPEALSYARDWVAASPRAARMLASGWTSFPTEEFAKDVLGKGDLSGALLTIRSHAELMALPHLGSLGHYVGVTLGGPFTDADLRHGLSEAAPEILGHLGNPLLRDLSTLRNSENLRHLTVDGCPGVTDLSPLKEWFALRDVNLDVSRLPWDRLTALQEVARLNALELRSPTGRLSDLPPLPHLRHLALLRSGVTELGDLRGWSSLQSLRLPTVASLVSLVDSLRTAPSLTEVEVTQPRVEPWPRREEPVTHVIKLSFGVGPGPGTDLRSLPDLFPSLRSLTLTCHTETRIDLTPLRGQPELNVKVVWLAARGQLFGAEELGDRLSVQDRF; this comes from the coding sequence ATGCGGCACGTACGCCGTCCCCACCCCGTACGCCCCACGGACCGCACCGTCGTCGTCCGGTCCAGCCGCCAGGGCAGCGGGGTGCTGCTCACCGACCGGCTGGTGCTGACCTGCGCGCATGTACTGGGGGGCGAGGCGCACGCGTCGGTCGCACACCCGAACCGGCCGGAACCCGTGTCCGGCCGCGTCCTCTGGGTGAGCGCCAGGCAGGACGCGGCGCTCCTGCTGGCCGAGAGCCCGCTACTGTCCGTCCCGCCCGTGCGCCTCGGTGTGCTCGCCTCGGCACAAGCCCTCTCCGGCTGCGAGATCACCGGCTTCCCCGAGATCCAGCGCTACGGCTCCGAGCGCCATCTGGAGGCCGACCAGTACACCGCCACCGTGGTGCCCCTGGCGGGCCTCCTCCGCAACCTCCTGGCCTGCGATCTGGACAGCCCGCCCCCGGTGGCGGACGAGGACGGCGAGGCCCTGCTGAGCGGCCTCTCCGGCGGTCCGGTCTTCGCCGGGGCGGTCCTCCTGGGGCTCGCCCGCCAGATGCCTCCCCGCCGCGACGGACGGCGGGTGGAGTGCGTCTCGCTGCGACCCGTGCTGGAGTCGGCGGGCTTCTGCCAGGCGTACGAGCAGGCCACCGGGTCCCCGCCCCGTACCGAACAGGTCCACGGCAACCACCCGGCCGACCTCCGGTACGAGGAGGAGTACGCGGACGCCCTCGGCGCGGCCTACCGCAGGACCAGGATCTTCGGGCTGGACGAGCTGGGGCGCCGCGACTCCGAGTGGGACCTCGACACCGCGTATCTGAGCCTGGAGGCAGAGGCAGGCGGCCGGTGGATCAGCAGGCAGGTCCGCCTCCCCGCGGCCCGGACCGCTCCCCAGCGCATCGAAGAACTCCTGACCGACCGCCCCCGGATGCTGCTCCGGGGTGACGCGGGGGCCGGGAAGACCACCCTGCTGTGGTGGCTGGCCGCGCATGCCTCGGCCGGGACGCTACCGGACCGGCTGGGGGCGTTGAACGGCCTCGTCCCCTTCGTCGTCCCCCTGCGCACCCTCCGGGCACGCAGCGAGGAGCTGCCCGCCCCCTCGGGCCTCCCCGGGGCCGCCCGGCTGGCCGTGGACACCGCGCCGGACGGCTGGGCCGGGCGCGTGCTGGAGTCGGGCCGTGGCCTCCTTCTGGTCGATGGCCTGGACGAGGTGCCGCCCGGGGAGCGGGAGGAGGCGTACACCTGGCTCTCCCACCTCCTCGCCCGCTACCCGGAGACCCGCTGCGTGGCCACCGTCCGCCCGCTCGCCGTCGAACCCGACTGGCTGGCCGCCGAGGGCTTCGAGGAGCTGCGGCTGCTGCCCCTGCGGAACGAGGACATCCAGGCGTTCGTGACGGCCTGGCACAAGGCCGCACGGCTGGACGACGACGACCATCAGCGCCTGCGTGAGCTGGAACACGACCTCGCCAGGCAGTTCCGCACCAACCGCACGCTGAGCGACCTGGCGCGTACGCCCCTGCTGTGCGCGGTGATCTGTGCCCTGCACCGCCGCCAGGAGGGTTTCCTCCCGAACACCCGATGGAAGCTCTACCGGTCCTCGCTCGACATGCTCCTGGGCAACCGGGACCAGCGGCGGGGCATCGGAGGCCCTGAGGGCATCACCATGGAAGTGGAGGAGCAGGCACTGCTCCTCCAGCGGATCGCGGTCTGGCTGGTGCGTGAGGGCCAGACGGAGTTCTCCCGGGAGCAGGCCCTGCGCCAGCTGGACCGGGCGCTGGCGAGCATGGAGCGGGTACGGAAGCAGGGGACGGCCGACGCGATCCTGACCCATCTGCTCAATCGCAGCGGCCTTCTCCAGGAACGCGCCGAGGACCTCTACCAGTTCACCCACCGCACTTTCCAGGACTATCTGGCCGCCGCGGAGTTCGTGGAGTCGGATCAGATCAACGAACTGCTCCGGTCCGCCGAGGACGAGTCGTGGGCGGACGTGATCGAACTGGCGGCCGGCCACTGCGGCCGGCGCGAGATCGGCGAGCTGATCAACGGCCTGCTGGACCGGGCGGAGGGGTACGCCCCCGGCCTCCTCGCCCTCGATGCCGAGCTCGTCCCGAAGACCCGTGTGCTGGCCGCCCTCTGCGCCCAGCACGCGACACTGCTGGACGACGGGACACGGCGCAGGGTACGTAGTGCGCTCACCGGGCTCTTCCCGCCCCGCCTGCCCTTCATGGTGAAGCTGCTCGGGTCCCTCGGTCCCGATGCGCTGGCCTACCTGCCGGGGCCGTCCACCATCCGGTCCGACAGCATCGACACTGAATTCATCGCTCGATTGCTCGGCGAGGTCGGCGGACCGGAGGCCCTGTCGTACGCCCGCGACTGGGTCGCGGCCTCCCCACGGGCAGCCCGCATGCTGGCCTCCGGCTGGACGAGCTTCCCCACCGAGGAGTTCGCGAAGGACGTGCTGGGCAAGGGAGATCTCAGCGGGGCGCTCCTGACCATCCGCTCCCATGCCGAGTTGATGGCACTGCCTCATCTCGGCTCTCTCGGGCACTATGTCGGCGTCACCCTCGGCGGCCCCTTCACCGACGCCGACCTGCGGCACGGGCTGTCCGAGGCCGCTCCCGAAATCCTGGGCCACCTCGGGAATCCACTGCTCCGCGACCTCTCGACGCTGCGCAACAGCGAAAACCTCAGGCATCTCACGGTCGACGGATGCCCCGGGGTCACCGATCTCTCCCCGCTCAAGGAATGGTTCGCCCTCCGGGATGTCAACCTCGATGTCAGCCGACTCCCGTGGGACCGGCTCACCGCCCTGCAGGAGGTGGCGCGTCTGAACGCGCTGGAACTCCGCTCCCCGACAGGACGCCTGAGCGACCTCCCTCCCCTCCCCCATCTCCGGCATCTGGCCCTGCTACGAAGCGGTGTGACGGAACTGGGCGATCTACGGGGGTGGTCCTCGCTCCAGTCCTTGCGGTTGCCCACGGTGGCCTCGCTGGTCTCGCTCGTCGACTCGCTCCGCACCGCCCCGAGCCTCACCGAGGTCGAAGTGACCCAACCCCGCGTCGAGCCGTGGCCGCGACGCGAGGAGCCGGTCACCCACGTCATCAAACTCTCCTTCGGGGTCGGTCCGGGCCCCGGTACCGACCTGCGGTCGCTCCCCGACCTGTTTCCGTCCCTTCGGTCCCTCACGCTGACCTGCCACACGGAGACCAGGATCGACCTGACACCCCTGCGCGGGCAGCCCGAGCTGAACGTGAAGGTGGTCTGGCTGGCAGCCAGGGGGCAGCTCTTCGGCGCCGAGGAACTGGGCGACCGCCTGTCCGTCCAGGACCGCTTCTGA
- a CDS encoding trypco2 family protein: protein MSTDETHPVDRIELADAVESVRNQLIEAAARATGRPVVFGVGDIQMEFTLELRKEAKAGGKVKAWVVEAGADASRATGTTHKVAFTLSPRKADGSGPLEIGNDAPGGSTAHFGRGRDGA, encoded by the coding sequence ATGAGTACGGACGAAACCCATCCCGTGGACCGGATCGAACTGGCCGACGCCGTCGAATCCGTCCGCAACCAGCTCATCGAGGCCGCGGCCCGCGCCACCGGGCGCCCCGTCGTCTTCGGCGTGGGCGACATCCAGATGGAGTTCACCCTGGAGCTCCGCAAGGAGGCCAAGGCGGGCGGCAAGGTCAAGGCCTGGGTGGTGGAGGCCGGCGCCGACGCCTCCCGCGCCACCGGCACCACGCACAAGGTCGCCTTCACCCTGAGCCCCCGCAAGGCCGACGGCTCCGGTCCACTGGAGATCGGCAACGACGCCCCGGGCGGCAGCACCGCCCACTTCGGACGGGGACGCGACGGCGCATGA